The sequence CCGCCGGGGCGTGCGACCCTCGCGCCGCCGCGTCAGACACGGGCACCTCCCCCCGCCGGCGCGGACGCCGGGATCCGCGCTCCCGCCTCGCGGGCGCGCTGCAGGATGATCTCCGCCACCTCCGGGAAGGTCCCTACCGGCGCCGCGTAGAAGATCGTCCGCCCGTCCCGCTCGGTGACCGGCGACACGGCCGGCCGGTTGATCCCCAGGTCGTCCGGGATGGTCTCCTGGGTGTGCCACCCCTCCGCCACGAAGAAGGGAACCAGCACCAGCCGCCGCTCCTCCATCGCCTCCACCACCTCGCCCACCTCCGGCGCCTGGTCCAGGAAGCCGGTGCGCACGTGCCCGAAGACCGCCGCCTCGTCCGCCTCCCGGCTCACCCGGTAGATGACCTCCGCCGAGTTGGAGTTCCGCTCCGTCCCGTGGCCGATGATGACCAGCCCCGCACCGCGCGCCTCCTCGTCCGTGAGCCCCGCGCTCTCCTCCGCGCGCCGCAGGATCATCCGCGTCATCCAGGGGTGCGTGCCGATGGGCCCGCAGTAGTGGACGGTCTTTCCCGCCCTGCGGGTGACCGAGGGCGCCGGGCCGTCCAGCCCCAGCTCCCGCGGGATCACCTCCTCGGTGAAGTATCCCTCCGAGATGAAGAGGGGGACGACGTACACCTCGTCCGACTCCAGGAGGTCGAAGACCTCGCGCATGGAGGGCTCTTCCTTCCAGAAGCACTCCCGCACCTCGTCGAAAGCGCCCGCGCGCCGGATCTCCTCCGCGTGCCGGTAGACCGGGGCGCTGGATTCGGCGTTCAGGTGCGAGCCGTGCCCCACGATGACCAGGGCCTGCAACGTTCCCTTTCCTTGCCTGGACTGCGGTTGGTTCGGAGGGGAAGAATGCGGCCTCGGCGGGGGAGGGGCAAGGGAAGGGATGCGCAGAAAATCCTACAGACCCGCGGCTTCCGGGCCGGCGTGCGCCGCCCGTCCTACCCCTGCGACCCGCTCACCAGCAGGTCGAAGGTCGCGCGCTGGGCGGGGGAAAGCTCCGGCGGGAGCCCCACGACCAGGGCGCGCTCCGAGGCCGAGTCCGGGAGGTGGAGGACCAGGTGGTCGAGGGGGACGGGAGGGGCGT comes from Longimicrobiaceae bacterium and encodes:
- a CDS encoding CbiX/SirB N-terminal domain-containing protein, with translation MQALVIVGHGSHLNAESSAPVYRHAEEIRRAGAFDEVRECFWKEEPSMREVFDLLESDEVYVVPLFISEGYFTEEVIPRELGLDGPAPSVTRRAGKTVHYCGPIGTHPWMTRMILRRAEESAGLTDEEARGAGLVIIGHGTERNSNSAEVIYRVSREADEAAVFGHVRTGFLDQAPEVGEVVEAMEERRLVLVPFFVAEGWHTQETIPDDLGINRPAVSPVTERDGRTIFYAAPVGTFPEVAEIILQRAREAGARIPASAPAGGGARV